One genomic region from Rosa rugosa chromosome 1, drRosRugo1.1, whole genome shotgun sequence encodes:
- the LOC133723570 gene encoding uncharacterized protein LOC133723570 isoform X1, producing MLTFSSSYLSFDTYYVSLSFSTAIAISGSLPMRTFKIPTIFTSKSHPRLPYQNPIRQNLVDKPESQNGSNRVFRFLRGLMSGGKIDGGSRTEAEEKLYSWLYALAQSDKDLVFEYVRSTERGLSFTEAERRLKENGPNVPVDFSFPSWWHFLWSAFFHPFNIILIVLSVISYITSDSPNGCIMLVLVLISVCLRFYQEYGSSKAAMELSEFVRCPVKVQRCAGRVVQTELVVQIDQRDIVPGDIIIFEPGDLFPGDVRLLSSKHLVVSQASLTGESWTTEKTADIRENQSTPLLDLRNICFMGTNVVSGSGSGLVVSTGSKTYMSTMFSNIGKKKPPNEFEDGVRRISYVLVAVMLVVVTIIVITDYSTSRDLSESILFGVSVASALTPQMLPLIVNTSLAKGALAMARDRCIIKSLSAIRNMGSMDILCIDKTGTLTMNRAIMVNYLDSWGLDKEKVLQFAFLNSYFKTDQKYPLDDAILAHVYTNGFRFQPSKWKKLDEIPFDFIRRRVSIIMEREEDTDPHSFVRVMVTKGALEEVMKVCSFMENVDSGTISPLSPEQYQRIINMTEEISNEGLRVIGVATKKLEKQIRYERKDNDDTSESDMVFLGLITFFDPPKDSAKQALWRLAEKGVKAKVLTGDSLSLSIRVCKEVGIRTTHVVTGPELELLDQDAFHETVKTATVLARLTPTQKLRVVQSLQTIGNHIVGFLGDGVNDSLALDAAHVGISVDSGASVAKDFADIILLEKDLNVLIAGVEHGRLTFGNTMKYIKMSVIANLGSVLSILIATLVLKYEPLTARQLLTQNFLYSVGQIAIPWDKMEDDYVKVPQRWSKKGLPMFILWNGPVCTLFDVTTLLFLWFYYKADSLEDLVFFHTAWFIEGLLMQTLIIHLIRTEKIPFIQEFASWPVLCSTVLVSAIGIAIPFTPIGEVMGFIKLPLSYFGFLVVLFIGYFVVGQVVKRLYIFVYKTWL from the exons GGAAAATTGATGGGGGGTCGAGGACAGAGGCAGAGGAGAAGCTTTACTCTTGGTTATACGCCTTGGCGCAATCCGATAAGGATTTGGTTTTCGAGTATGTTCGATCCACCGAAAGAG GATTGAGCTTTACTGAAGCTGaaaggagattgaaggaaaATGGCCCGAATGTTCCTGTTGATTTCTCTTTTCCTAGCTGGTGGCATTTTTTATGGAGTGCTTTCTTTCATCCTTTTAATATCATATTGATCGTCCTGTCTGTAATCTCGTACATAACCAGCGACAGCCCAAATGGATGCATCAtgcttgttttggttttgataagTGTTTGCCTCCGGTTCTATCAG GAATACGGAAGTTCAAAAGCAGCCATGGAACTTTCAGAATTTGTAAGGTGCCCAGTCAAAGTTCAAAGATGTGCAGGTAGAGTTGTTCAGACTGAATTAGTAGTACAAATTGATCAAAGAGATATTGTTCCTGGTGATATTATCATATTTGAACCTGGAGACCTTTTTCCTGGAGATGTGAGACTATTGTCTTCGAAACACCTTGTTGTAAG TCAGGCCTCATTAACAGGAGAGTCCTGGACAACCGAAAAAACAGCTGATATCAGAGAGAATCAAAGCACTCCATTGCTAGATTTAAGGAATATTTGCTTCATG GGAACAAATGTAGTATCAGGCAGTGGATCTGGTCTAGTGGTTTCCACTGGATCTAAGACATACATGAGCACCATGTTTTCAAACatagggaagaagaaaccaccAAATGAATTTGAGGACGGTGTTCGTCGCATATCTTATGTGCTGGTTGCTGTTATGCTAGTAGTAGTCACCATCATAGTTATAACTGACTACTCTACATCTCGTGATCTGTCTGAGAGCATCCTTTTTGGAGTGTCAGTTGCAAGTGCACTTACTCCTCAAATGCTTCCCCTGATCGTTAACACAAGTCTTGCAAAAGGAGCACTTGCTATGGCCAGAGACAGATGCATAATCAAAAGCTTATCTGCAATACGAAACATGGGTTCTAT GGATATCTTATGCATTGACAAGACTGGTACACTCACCATGAATCGTGCGATAATGGTTAATTATCTGGACAGCTGGGGGTTAGACAAAGAAAAGGTTTTACAGTTTGCTTTCCTCAACTCATATTTCAAGACCGATCAGAAATATCCTTTGGATGATGCAATTTTGGCACATGTATATACCAATGGATTCAGGTTCCAACCATCAAAATGGAAGAAACTAGATGAGATTCCTTTTGATTTCATAAGAAGAAGGGTATCTATTATCATGGAAAGAGAAGAAGACACAGACCCTCACAGTTTTGTGAGAGTCATGGTGACAAAAGGAGCTCTGGAAGAAGTAATGAAAGTTTGTTCTTTTATGGAGAATGTTGACAGTGGCACGATTTCACCTCTCTCTCCAGAACAGTATCAAAGGATTATAAATATGACCGAGGAAATAAGCAACGAGGGACTAAGAGTTATAGGAGTAGCAACAAAGAAGCTGGAAAAG CAGATAAGGTATGAGCGCAAAGATAATGATGATACTTCTGAATCAGACATGGTTTTCCTCGGCCTCATAACATTCTTTGACCCACCCAAGGACTCAGCAAAGCAAGCTCTGTGGCGGTTGGCTGAGAAGGGAGTGAAAGCAAAAGTATTAACAGGTGACTCACTGTCTCTATCTATAAGAGTTTGCAAGGAAGTTGGTATCAGAACAACTCATGTAGTTACAGGGCCAGAGCTTGAGCTACTCGACCAGGATGCCTTTCATGAGACTGTTAAAACAGCAACAGTCTTAGCTCGACTCACCCCAACACAGAAACTCCGAGTTGTGCAGTCCTTGCAAACAATTGGTAACCACATTGTTGGATTTTTGGGAGATGGAGTAAATGACTCGCTTGCACTGGATGCAGCCCATGTTGGTATATCAGTTGATTCAGGAGCATCAGTTGCAAAAGACTTTGCTGACATTATCTTACTGGAGAAAGACCTGAATGTACTCATTGCCGGAGTTGAACATGGCCGACTCACTTTTGGGAACACAATGAAGTACATAAAAATGTCAGTTATTGCCAATCTGGGAAGCGTTCTCTCAATTCTCATAGCAACTCTGGTGCTCAAGTATGAGCCATTGACTGCAAGGCAGCTTCTTACACAGAACTTCTTGTATAGTGTGGGCCAGATTGCAATCCCATGGGATAAAATGGAAGATGATTATGTAAAAGTCCCACAAAGATGGTCAAAGAAAGGTTTGCCGATGTTCATTTTGTGGAATGGACCTGTCTGCACTCTTTTTGATGTTACTACACTTCTGTTCCTTTGGTTCTATTATAAGGCTGATAGTTTGGAGGATCTTGTTTTCTTCCACACTGCTTGGTTCATCGAAGGGCTTCTCATGCAGACCCTAATCATCCACTTGATCCGTACAGAGAAAATTCCTTTCATTCAGGAGTTTGCCTCATGGCCTGTGCTTTGTTCTACAGTTCTGGTTTCTGCAATTGGAATCGCAATTCCATTCACCCCGATTGGGGAAGTGATGGGATTTATCAAGCTTCCACTGTCATACTTTGGGTTTTTGGTAGTACTGTTTATAGGATATTTTGTTGTTGGCCAGGTGGTCAAGAGACTTTACATTTTTGTTTATAAAACCTGGCTTTAG
- the LOC133723570 gene encoding uncharacterized protein LOC133723570 isoform X2, with product MLTFSSSYLSFDTYYVSLSFSTAIAISGSLPMRTFKIPTIFTSKSHPRLPYQNPIRQNLVDKPESQNGSNRVFRFLRGLMSGGKIDGGSRTEAEEKLYSWLYALAQSDKDLVFEYVRSTERGLSFTEAERRLKENGPNVPVDFSFPSWWHFLWSAFFHPFNIILIVLSVISYITSDSPNGCIMLVLVLISVCLRFYQEYGSSKAAMELSEFVRCPVKVQRCAGRVVQTELVVQIDQRDIVPGDIIIFEPGDLFPGDVRLLSSKHLVVSQASLTGESWTTEKTADIRENQSTPLLDLRNICFMGTNVVSGSGSGLVVSTGSKTYMSTMFSNIGKKKPPNEFEDGVRRISYVLVAVMLVVVTIIVITDYSTSRDLSESILFGVSVASALTPQMLPLIVNTSLAKGALAMARDRCIIKSLSAIRNMGSMDILCIDKTGTLTMNRAIMVNYLDSWGLDKEKVLQFAFLNSYFKTDQKYPLDDAILAHVYTNGFRFQPSKWKKLDEIPFDFIRRRVSIIMEREEDTDPHSFVRVMVTKGALEEVMKVCSFMENVDSGTISPLSPEQYQRIINMTEEISNEGLRVIGVATKKLEKIRYERKDNDDTSESDMVFLGLITFFDPPKDSAKQALWRLAEKGVKAKVLTGDSLSLSIRVCKEVGIRTTHVVTGPELELLDQDAFHETVKTATVLARLTPTQKLRVVQSLQTIGNHIVGFLGDGVNDSLALDAAHVGISVDSGASVAKDFADIILLEKDLNVLIAGVEHGRLTFGNTMKYIKMSVIANLGSVLSILIATLVLKYEPLTARQLLTQNFLYSVGQIAIPWDKMEDDYVKVPQRWSKKGLPMFILWNGPVCTLFDVTTLLFLWFYYKADSLEDLVFFHTAWFIEGLLMQTLIIHLIRTEKIPFIQEFASWPVLCSTVLVSAIGIAIPFTPIGEVMGFIKLPLSYFGFLVVLFIGYFVVGQVVKRLYIFVYKTWL from the exons GGAAAATTGATGGGGGGTCGAGGACAGAGGCAGAGGAGAAGCTTTACTCTTGGTTATACGCCTTGGCGCAATCCGATAAGGATTTGGTTTTCGAGTATGTTCGATCCACCGAAAGAG GATTGAGCTTTACTGAAGCTGaaaggagattgaaggaaaATGGCCCGAATGTTCCTGTTGATTTCTCTTTTCCTAGCTGGTGGCATTTTTTATGGAGTGCTTTCTTTCATCCTTTTAATATCATATTGATCGTCCTGTCTGTAATCTCGTACATAACCAGCGACAGCCCAAATGGATGCATCAtgcttgttttggttttgataagTGTTTGCCTCCGGTTCTATCAG GAATACGGAAGTTCAAAAGCAGCCATGGAACTTTCAGAATTTGTAAGGTGCCCAGTCAAAGTTCAAAGATGTGCAGGTAGAGTTGTTCAGACTGAATTAGTAGTACAAATTGATCAAAGAGATATTGTTCCTGGTGATATTATCATATTTGAACCTGGAGACCTTTTTCCTGGAGATGTGAGACTATTGTCTTCGAAACACCTTGTTGTAAG TCAGGCCTCATTAACAGGAGAGTCCTGGACAACCGAAAAAACAGCTGATATCAGAGAGAATCAAAGCACTCCATTGCTAGATTTAAGGAATATTTGCTTCATG GGAACAAATGTAGTATCAGGCAGTGGATCTGGTCTAGTGGTTTCCACTGGATCTAAGACATACATGAGCACCATGTTTTCAAACatagggaagaagaaaccaccAAATGAATTTGAGGACGGTGTTCGTCGCATATCTTATGTGCTGGTTGCTGTTATGCTAGTAGTAGTCACCATCATAGTTATAACTGACTACTCTACATCTCGTGATCTGTCTGAGAGCATCCTTTTTGGAGTGTCAGTTGCAAGTGCACTTACTCCTCAAATGCTTCCCCTGATCGTTAACACAAGTCTTGCAAAAGGAGCACTTGCTATGGCCAGAGACAGATGCATAATCAAAAGCTTATCTGCAATACGAAACATGGGTTCTAT GGATATCTTATGCATTGACAAGACTGGTACACTCACCATGAATCGTGCGATAATGGTTAATTATCTGGACAGCTGGGGGTTAGACAAAGAAAAGGTTTTACAGTTTGCTTTCCTCAACTCATATTTCAAGACCGATCAGAAATATCCTTTGGATGATGCAATTTTGGCACATGTATATACCAATGGATTCAGGTTCCAACCATCAAAATGGAAGAAACTAGATGAGATTCCTTTTGATTTCATAAGAAGAAGGGTATCTATTATCATGGAAAGAGAAGAAGACACAGACCCTCACAGTTTTGTGAGAGTCATGGTGACAAAAGGAGCTCTGGAAGAAGTAATGAAAGTTTGTTCTTTTATGGAGAATGTTGACAGTGGCACGATTTCACCTCTCTCTCCAGAACAGTATCAAAGGATTATAAATATGACCGAGGAAATAAGCAACGAGGGACTAAGAGTTATAGGAGTAGCAACAAAGAAGCTGGAAAAG ATAAGGTATGAGCGCAAAGATAATGATGATACTTCTGAATCAGACATGGTTTTCCTCGGCCTCATAACATTCTTTGACCCACCCAAGGACTCAGCAAAGCAAGCTCTGTGGCGGTTGGCTGAGAAGGGAGTGAAAGCAAAAGTATTAACAGGTGACTCACTGTCTCTATCTATAAGAGTTTGCAAGGAAGTTGGTATCAGAACAACTCATGTAGTTACAGGGCCAGAGCTTGAGCTACTCGACCAGGATGCCTTTCATGAGACTGTTAAAACAGCAACAGTCTTAGCTCGACTCACCCCAACACAGAAACTCCGAGTTGTGCAGTCCTTGCAAACAATTGGTAACCACATTGTTGGATTTTTGGGAGATGGAGTAAATGACTCGCTTGCACTGGATGCAGCCCATGTTGGTATATCAGTTGATTCAGGAGCATCAGTTGCAAAAGACTTTGCTGACATTATCTTACTGGAGAAAGACCTGAATGTACTCATTGCCGGAGTTGAACATGGCCGACTCACTTTTGGGAACACAATGAAGTACATAAAAATGTCAGTTATTGCCAATCTGGGAAGCGTTCTCTCAATTCTCATAGCAACTCTGGTGCTCAAGTATGAGCCATTGACTGCAAGGCAGCTTCTTACACAGAACTTCTTGTATAGTGTGGGCCAGATTGCAATCCCATGGGATAAAATGGAAGATGATTATGTAAAAGTCCCACAAAGATGGTCAAAGAAAGGTTTGCCGATGTTCATTTTGTGGAATGGACCTGTCTGCACTCTTTTTGATGTTACTACACTTCTGTTCCTTTGGTTCTATTATAAGGCTGATAGTTTGGAGGATCTTGTTTTCTTCCACACTGCTTGGTTCATCGAAGGGCTTCTCATGCAGACCCTAATCATCCACTTGATCCGTACAGAGAAAATTCCTTTCATTCAGGAGTTTGCCTCATGGCCTGTGCTTTGTTCTACAGTTCTGGTTTCTGCAATTGGAATCGCAATTCCATTCACCCCGATTGGGGAAGTGATGGGATTTATCAAGCTTCCACTGTCATACTTTGGGTTTTTGGTAGTACTGTTTATAGGATATTTTGTTGTTGGCCAGGTGGTCAAGAGACTTTACATTTTTGTTTATAAAACCTGGCTTTAG